From a region of the Buchnera aphidicola (Floraphis choui) genome:
- the uppS gene encoding polyprenyl diphosphate synthase produces the protein MLLKNLLNCNKSYKKIFPKHVAIIMDGNGRWANKKGKSRIFGHKAGLRAVRRAVSFSLFYKLKTLTLYAFSSENWKRPFLEIMALMELFFFGLHSEISNLNKNNVRLKVIGDITKFNSVLRRQIYIVEESTINNTGLILNIAANYGGKWDIVETIKKIIYRVKNCYLSISNITESMISKYVSMNNCFPIDLVIRTGGEHRLSNFCIWQIAYSELYFTNVFWPDFNRNIFEKAIISFINRKRRFGSID, from the coding sequence ATGTTATTAAAAAATTTATTAAATTGTAACAAAAGTTATAAAAAAATTTTTCCTAAACATGTAGCCATAATAATGGATGGTAATGGACGGTGGGCGAACAAAAAAGGAAAATCACGAATTTTTGGTCATAAGGCAGGATTAAGAGCAGTTCGACGAGCTGTTTCTTTTTCTCTTTTTTATAAGCTAAAAACTCTTACTTTATATGCATTTAGTAGTGAAAATTGGAAAAGGCCATTTTTAGAAATAATGGCATTAATGGAATTATTTTTTTTTGGATTACATAGTGAAATTAGTAATTTAAATAAGAATAATGTTCGTTTGAAAGTTATCGGAGATATTACAAAATTTAATTCTGTTTTAAGAAGGCAAATTTATATTGTGGAAGAGTCAACGATTAATAATACTGGTCTTATATTAAATATTGCAGCAAATTATGGAGGTAAATGGGATATTGTTGAAACAATAAAAAAAATTATTTATAGAGTAAAAAATTGTTATTTGTCAATTTCAAATATTACTGAATCTATGATATCTAAATATGTTTCAATGAACAATTGCTTTCCTATAGATTTAGTCATCCGTACTGGTGGAGAGCATCGTCTAAGTAATTTTTGTATTTGGCAAATTGCATATTCAGAGTTATATTTTACTAATGTATTTTGGCCTGATTTTAATAGAAATATTTTTGAAAAAGCAATTATTTCATTTATAAATAGAAAACGTCGTTTTGGTTCTATAGATTAA
- the fabZ gene encoding 3-hydroxyacyl-ACP dehydratase FabZ: protein MCKLEFKDILKLLPHRYPFLFIDKVIKYEKRKYIIAIKNVQFSEFFFQGHFPNYPIVPGVLILESMLQTACVLAYKSINTLHKKKLFYFSSIDYAKFKKKIFPGDKMIININIITIRSNIIRFQGTVLVDDKIACNAKMSFMNDSKI, encoded by the coding sequence ATGTGTAAATTAGAATTCAAAGATATTTTAAAATTATTACCCCATCGTTATCCTTTTTTATTTATAGATAAAGTTATTAAGTATGAAAAAAGAAAATATATAATTGCAATAAAAAATGTACAATTTAGTGAATTTTTTTTTCAAGGGCATTTTCCAAATTATCCAATAGTTCCTGGAGTATTAATTTTAGAATCTATGCTCCAAACTGCATGTGTTTTAGCATATAAAAGTATAAATACATTACATAAAAAAAAATTGTTCTATTTTTCTAGTATTGATTATGCAAAATTTAAAAAAAAGATATTTCCTGGTGACAAAATGATAATTAATATAAATATTATTACTATCCGTTCAAATATAATACGATTTCAAGGAACAGTATTAGTAGATGATAAAATAGCATGTAATGCGAAAATGTCTTTTATGAATGATTCGAAAATATAA
- the dnaE gene encoding DNA polymerase III subunit alpha, whose translation MLNSKFIHLRVHSDFSMVDGLAKSDMLVKKTAELGMPAIAITDYNNLHGVIKFYKQAFCQGVKPIIGVDFNMYSNENTSNELTRITLLASTNVGYKNLILLLSRAYQNGYDSKIGIIIKKIWLIEYCKDIIILSGGCNGDIGINILKRNKLSLYKNLHFYNKYFKNFYYFEIMRTGKLNEEEYINEIKYLSQKEGIPLVATNEVCFLNKVDFFIHKIRVFINQGLTITNKNIDHKYTSQQFLKSESQMLKLFSDIPESLVNSVEIAKRCNVILRFGKYFLPKFSTGSSNINEYLVLRAKKGLFKRLTYLYPNKKERDINKNRYISRLLSELSIINKMGFPGYFLIVMEFINWSKKNSIPVGPGRGSGAGSLVSYSLNITELDPLYFDLIFERFLNSERIFMPDLDIDFCMDNRDRVIDHVSKTYGRESVSQIITFGTLTAKAVIRDVGRVLGFPYGFLNKISKLIPLDPKMTLEKALSNKSELSNLYNSNEEVKELIDISRKLEGTTRNVGKHAGGLVISPGKITDFAPLYYDENGCHPVTQFDKADVESIGLVKFDFLGLKTLTIIHNTVRAININLLKGIGNEVDINSISLKDKDCFNFLQSSYTIGVFQLESYGMKDLIFRLKPDCFEDLIALIALFRPGPLQSGMVDNFINRKHGKEVIFYPDRKWQHILLKPILKSTYGVILYQEQVMKIAQVLANYTLGSADVLRRAMEKKDPLEMQNQRVIFQLGAKKNGINPKLAMNIFSLLEKFAGYAFNKSHSVAYALISYQTLWLKLYYPNEFMSSAMNADIDNTEKLVVLIRECKRMKLNIIAPNVNKSNYYFQVDDDRNIIYGLGAIKGIGKNVVSAILNVRNSYGLFSELFDLCVRISSKILTKRVVEKLIKSGSCDCFGLSRLTLMHSYNNIIKSARQYLQSKKLKKVELFGSLVGDLKKIRSDSSLEDIICSKRLKYDWEKDCLGLYLTGHPVDQYLDTLKKFPKCIRLKDINYLSDKKEVVFLGMITMLKSKITKKNQNMITFLLEDHFIRLDVIVFSNVLNKCKFDFKNDLVVMIFGCIKMNSVSNKYVLLANKIININLI comes from the coding sequence ATGTTAAATTCAAAATTTATTCATCTTCGAGTACATAGTGATTTTTCTATGGTTGATGGATTAGCAAAGTCCGATATGTTAGTTAAGAAAACAGCAGAATTAGGAATGCCTGCAATAGCTATTACAGATTATAATAATTTGCATGGTGTAATTAAATTTTATAAGCAAGCGTTTTGTCAAGGAGTTAAACCTATTATTGGCGTTGATTTTAATATGTATTCTAATGAAAACACATCAAATGAATTAACTAGAATTACTTTGTTAGCATCTACTAATGTAGGGTACAAAAACTTGATTTTATTACTTTCTCGTGCTTATCAGAATGGATATGATAGTAAGATTGGAATAATAATAAAAAAAATATGGTTAATTGAATATTGTAAGGATATAATTATATTGTCAGGTGGTTGCAACGGTGATATTGGAATAAATATATTAAAAAGAAATAAATTATCTCTCTATAAAAATTTGCATTTTTATAATAAATATTTTAAAAATTTTTATTATTTTGAAATAATGCGTACTGGAAAATTAAATGAAGAAGAATACATTAATGAAATAAAGTATCTTTCTCAAAAAGAAGGCATCCCTTTAGTAGCTACCAATGAGGTTTGTTTTTTAAATAAAGTTGATTTTTTCATTCATAAAATTCGTGTTTTTATTAATCAAGGACTTACCATAACCAATAAAAATATTGATCATAAATATACGTCTCAACAATTTTTAAAAAGTGAATCTCAAATGCTTAAATTGTTTTCTGATATTCCTGAATCGCTTGTAAATAGTGTAGAAATTGCAAAACGTTGTAATGTCATTTTAAGATTTGGTAAGTATTTTTTACCAAAGTTTTCAACAGGAAGCAGTAATATTAATGAATATTTAGTCCTTAGAGCTAAGAAAGGGTTATTTAAGCGTTTAACTTATCTTTATCCTAATAAAAAAGAACGCGATATTAATAAAAATAGATACATTTCTCGTTTATTATCCGAATTAAGTATTATTAACAAGATGGGTTTTCCCGGGTATTTTTTAATAGTTATGGAATTTATAAATTGGTCGAAAAAAAATTCAATTCCTGTAGGTCCAGGAAGAGGTTCAGGTGCAGGATCTTTAGTTTCATATTCCTTAAACATTACTGAGTTAGATCCATTATATTTTGATTTAATATTTGAAAGATTTCTTAATTCAGAACGTATTTTTATGCCAGATTTAGACATAGATTTTTGTATGGATAATCGAGATAGAGTTATTGATCACGTTTCGAAAACGTATGGACGAGAATCTGTATCTCAAATTATTACTTTTGGAACTTTAACAGCTAAAGCAGTTATAAGAGATGTAGGTCGTGTTCTTGGTTTTCCTTATGGATTTTTAAATAAAATTTCTAAATTAATTCCATTAGATCCTAAAATGACTTTAGAAAAAGCATTATCTAATAAATCTGAACTATCTAATCTTTATAATTCTAATGAAGAAGTAAAAGAGTTAATCGATATTTCTAGAAAACTAGAAGGAACTACTAGAAATGTCGGTAAGCATGCTGGAGGGTTAGTTATCTCACCAGGAAAGATTACTGATTTTGCTCCATTATACTATGATGAGAATGGTTGTCATCCTGTTACTCAATTTGATAAAGCAGATGTTGAATCGATAGGATTAGTAAAATTTGATTTTCTCGGATTAAAAACATTAACTATAATTCATAATACTGTTAGAGCAATCAATATTAATTTATTAAAGGGTATAGGAAATGAAGTTGATATTAATTCTATTTCTTTAAAAGATAAAGATTGCTTTAATTTTTTGCAATCATCTTATACTATTGGAGTTTTTCAGTTAGAATCTTATGGAATGAAAGATTTAATTTTTCGTTTAAAACCAGATTGTTTTGAGGATTTAATTGCTTTAATAGCTTTATTTCGTCCTGGACCTTTACAATCAGGAATGGTAGACAATTTTATAAATCGGAAGCATGGAAAAGAAGTAATATTTTATCCTGATCGAAAATGGCAACATATATTGTTAAAACCTATTTTAAAATCGACTTACGGAGTAATTTTATATCAAGAACAAGTCATGAAAATAGCACAAGTATTGGCTAATTATACTTTAGGTAGTGCGGATGTTTTGCGGCGTGCTATGGAAAAAAAAGATCCATTAGAAATGCAAAATCAAAGAGTTATATTTCAATTAGGAGCAAAAAAAAATGGAATTAACCCTAAATTAGCAATGAACATTTTTAGTTTATTAGAAAAATTTGCTGGATATGCATTTAATAAGTCGCATTCTGTTGCTTATGCTTTAATATCATATCAAACTCTGTGGTTAAAATTATATTATCCTAATGAATTCATGTCATCTGCTATGAACGCTGATATAGATAACACTGAAAAATTAGTTGTATTAATTCGTGAATGTAAAAGAATGAAATTGAATATTATTGCTCCTAACGTTAATAAAAGTAACTATTATTTCCAGGTAGATGATGATAGAAATATTATTTATGGACTAGGAGCTATCAAAGGAATTGGAAAGAATGTTGTGTCTGCTATTCTTAATGTTAGAAATAGTTATGGATTATTTTCTGAACTATTTGATTTATGTGTTCGTATTAGTTCAAAAATATTAACCAAAAGAGTAGTTGAAAAGTTAATTAAATCAGGTAGTTGTGATTGTTTTGGATTGAGTCGATTAACATTGATGCATAGTTATAATAATATAATTAAATCAGCCCGTCAATATTTGCAATCAAAGAAATTAAAAAAAGTGGAATTATTTGGATCCTTGGTTGGAGATCTAAAAAAAATTAGAAGTGATAGTTCTTTAGAAGATATTATTTGTTCTAAGCGATTAAAATATGATTGGGAAAAAGATTGTTTAGGTTTATATTTAACTGGACATCCTGTAGATCAATATTTAGATACATTAAAAAAATTTCCAAAATGTATTCGTTTAAAAGATATTAATTATTTAAGTGATAAAAAAGAAGTTGTTTTTCTTGGTATGATTACTATGCTTAAATCAAAAATTACAAAAAAAAATCAAAATATGATTACTTTTTTATTAGAAGATCACTTTATTCGATTAGACGTGATAGTATTTAGTAATGTTTTAAATAAATGTAAATTTGATTTTAAAAACGATTTAGTCGTAATGATATTTGGTTGCATAAAAATGAATTCGGTGAGCAACAAATATGTTTTATTAGCAAATAAAATTATTAATATAAATTTGATATAA
- a CDS encoding proline--tRNA ligase, translating into MHAKKYLFSTLKENPKNTDSISHKLMLRAGIVRQSSSGIYTWLPTGLRILKNVNKIIREEINKLNALEVKMPILQPENLWNLSNRKNIYGKELFKILDRNNNKFVLGPTHEEIITNLISNELQSYKQLPLLLYQIQTKFRDEIRPRSGIIRSREFIMKDAYSFHINSLSLNKTYDLMYKTYKNIFSKMNLKVCIVEADSNSMGGTKSHEFQALSNNGEDRIVLSTQSSYSANIQVATCKRKIIKQDKLLINPEKKENYIIITPNLSSTGHSSNKNTIKTILVKFKKNKKYNFIAVLIRGDHTINEKKVSKINMISHPIKFASKQEIFNITGTTLEFIGPIGLNLPIIADFSVITLKNFTIGSNITGKYFNNVNWEKNLLTPKSFDIRNVVEGDTSPDGKGTLEIKKSIEIGHIFQLGEKYSRIINAQVQDKNGRKTFLKMGCYGIGVTRTIAAIIEQNNNETGIVWPISIAPFQIAIIPINFYTSKKVQKESELIYISLKQNNITVILDDRNERVGIMFSDIELIGIPYIIVISEDLIKNNNIEYRNRQKNITKIIPKDKIIPIIIKNIQQS; encoded by the coding sequence ATGCATGCTAAAAAATATTTATTTTCAACATTAAAAGAAAATCCTAAAAATACAGATAGCATTAGTCATAAACTCATGTTACGAGCCGGGATAGTTAGACAAAGTTCTTCAGGTATATATACTTGGTTACCTACAGGGTTACGAATATTAAAAAATGTAAATAAAATAATAAGAGAAGAAATAAATAAATTGAATGCACTAGAAGTTAAAATGCCAATATTACAACCTGAAAATTTATGGAATTTAAGCAATCGGAAAAATATCTATGGAAAAGAACTATTTAAAATATTAGACCGAAATAATAACAAATTTGTATTAGGCCCAACTCATGAAGAAATAATAACAAACTTAATTAGTAACGAATTACAATCATATAAGCAACTTCCGCTGTTGCTATATCAAATTCAAACTAAATTCAGAGATGAAATTCGACCTCGAAGCGGAATAATACGATCTCGAGAGTTTATTATGAAAGATGCTTATTCTTTTCATATAAACTCATTGTCATTAAATAAAACTTATGATTTAATGTATAAAACGTATAAAAATATATTTTCAAAAATGAATTTGAAAGTTTGTATTGTAGAAGCCGATTCTAATTCCATGGGAGGAACCAAATCACATGAATTTCAGGCGCTAAGTAACAATGGAGAAGATAGAATAGTATTATCAACTCAATCCAGCTATTCAGCTAATATTCAAGTAGCAACTTGTAAAAGAAAAATTATAAAACAAGATAAATTATTGATAAACCCTGAAAAAAAAGAAAACTATATTATAATTACCCCAAATCTTTCAAGTACAGGTCATTCATCAAATAAAAATACAATTAAAACAATTTTAGTTAAATTTAAAAAAAATAAAAAATATAATTTTATAGCTGTATTAATCAGAGGAGATCATACTATCAACGAAAAAAAAGTTTCAAAAATTAATATGATTTCTCATCCCATAAAATTTGCTTCTAAACAAGAAATATTTAATATAACTGGAACTACATTAGAATTTATAGGACCAATTGGTCTAAATTTACCTATTATAGCTGATTTTTCAGTTATTACTCTTAAAAACTTTACTATTGGATCAAATATTACAGGGAAATATTTTAATAACGTTAATTGGGAAAAAAATCTTCTAACACCTAAAAGTTTTGATATTAGAAACGTTGTAGAAGGAGATACTAGTCCTGACGGGAAAGGAACATTGGAAATTAAAAAAAGTATTGAAATAGGTCATATTTTTCAATTAGGAGAAAAATACTCTCGAATAATAAATGCTCAAGTACAAGATAAAAATGGACGTAAAACTTTTTTAAAAATGGGATGTTATGGAATTGGTGTTACACGAACTATAGCTGCTATTATTGAACAAAATAACAATGAAACAGGAATTGTTTGGCCTATTTCTATAGCTCCTTTTCAAATAGCTATTATACCTATTAATTTTTATACGTCTAAAAAAGTACAAAAGGAATCAGAATTGATTTATATTTCTTTAAAACAAAATAATATTACTGTAATATTAGATGATAGAAATGAACGTGTTGGAATAATGTTTTCTGACATCGAACTTATAGGTATACCTTATATTATCGTAATTAGTGAAGATCTTATAAAAAATAATAATATAGAATATCGAAATAGACAAAAAAATATAACAAAAATTATTCCTAAAGATAAAATAATCCCAATAATTATAAAAAACATACAACAATCATAA
- the flhB gene encoding flagellar biosynthesis protein FlhB: MSDDNNEEKTEQPTSYKLKQAKKKGNKRYSRELNSLLILISSLIVFWFNKKEIVMLFGKIIRFSLTFNHCIIEDKCVFSSNSVLFVTSYIYYLFKVLFFPIFLIILLSIIFSNFNFYVRPITFRFDKLNPLTGLKRLFSNQIFIELFKTILKILLVGYIVYIYISYFFLRSLNFLDKNIVFALRYGFFIIFSCILIILISIIPIVLFDIFWERHNYYKKLRMTRKEKSDEYKKTEGNPYIKSRIRQAMRIAMRRRMLSSVSKSDVIIMNPVHYAVALQYNKDSMSAPKIVAKGSGELALRIRKIGDKHSIPILFSYSLARVLYRYTNIGQYIPITLYAAIAEVLAWVWKVQNWKKEGGIFPKQPSNFFIPLELRATEEDKIND, from the coding sequence ATGAGTGATGATAATAATGAAGAAAAAACGGAACAACCGACAAGTTATAAGTTAAAGCAAGCTAAAAAAAAAGGAAATAAAAGATATTCTCGTGAATTAAACTCATTATTGATTTTGATCAGTTCTTTGATAGTTTTTTGGTTTAATAAAAAAGAAATAGTGATGCTATTTGGAAAAATTATTCGGTTTAGTTTAACTTTTAATCATTGTATTATTGAAGATAAATGTGTATTTAGTTCTAATTCAGTATTATTTGTAACATCTTATATTTATTATTTATTTAAAGTTCTTTTTTTTCCTATATTTTTAATTATATTGTTATCGATAATTTTTAGTAATTTTAACTTTTATGTAAGGCCTATAACGTTTCGTTTTGATAAGTTGAATCCCTTGACAGGATTAAAGCGATTATTTTCAAATCAAATTTTTATAGAATTATTTAAAACAATATTAAAAATTTTATTAGTCGGTTATATCGTATATATTTATATATCTTATTTTTTTTTAAGATCTTTAAATTTTTTAGACAAAAATATTGTTTTTGCATTAAGATATGGTTTTTTTATAATTTTTTCATGTATTTTAATTATTTTAATTTCAATAATTCCCATCGTTCTATTTGATATATTTTGGGAGAGACATAATTATTATAAGAAACTTCGTATGACTCGTAAAGAAAAAAGTGACGAATATAAAAAAACTGAAGGAAATCCATATATTAAATCTCGTATTCGTCAAGCGATGCGAATAGCAATGCGTCGACGTATGTTATCTAGTGTATCGAAATCTGATGTAATTATTATGAATCCTGTTCACTATGCTGTTGCATTACAGTATAATAAAGATAGTATGAGTGCACCAAAAATAGTAGCAAAAGGTTCTGGTGAACTAGCATTAAGAATTCGAAAAATAGGAGATAAACATTCTATTCCTATTCTTTTTTCATATTCATTAGCTCGTGTTTTATATCGTTATACAAATATTGGGCAGTATATACCTATTACGTTATATGCAGCTATTGCAGAAGTATTAGCATGGGTATGGAAAGTTCAAAATTGGAAAAAAGAAGGAGGAATTTTTCCTAAACAACCAAGTAATTTTTTTATTCCTTTAGAATTGCGTGCTACAGAAGAGGATAAAATTAATGATTAA
- the flhA gene encoding flagellar biosynthesis protein FlhA, protein MINTSLSSKILRRFKSIEWQVLSGPLLILIILSMMVLPLAPFVLDLFFTFNIALSIVILLVSMFTTHTLEFTAFPIVLLFSTLLRLALNIASTRVILLYGHVGSYSAGKVIQAFGHFLVGGNFAIGIVVFIILVIINFMVITKGAGRIAEVGARFILDGMPGKQMAIDADLNSGLIGEEQAKKRRLEIAQEADFYGSMDGASKFVRGDAIAGILIMGINIIGGLIVGILQHGMIFTKAAEVYTILTIGDGLVAQIPALVISTASGVIVTRVSTEQNVSEQMISQLFYNPKVVLLSGIVLGVLGLVPGMPNIIFLLFTSFLFILSWLLFKYPLKFKKLSILQKSSLNTPNSFKEATWNDVQFEDSIGIELGSQLISMVQSKNEENLLNKIKDVRKHCAKEIGFLPPLVHIRNSIYLPSDTYRILIKGIEIGRGIVKCNQFLAIDSNHTLDALPVEETVDPTFNFRSFWIDRSLLVQAKRKGYNVVRDITIIPTHLNKIILDNTSKLFGRQEAQQLLDYVSKYFPKLIEDLIPNSISLTTFHKVIQNLLFEHVPIRDMQTILETLIINSASYQNNVLMLTSLVRISLQKLIIQKIFKDNEFKVIGLGVKLESILLQTFKNESNDSGVLEPGLYGYFLKELQKAIDNQILLHNPIVLLVNHKLRMHLSKILLKIFSNLIILSNLELEDNNKKIYITSVVGS, encoded by the coding sequence ATGATTAATACTTCATTATCATCAAAAATTTTAAGGCGATTCAAATCAATTGAATGGCAAGTATTATCTGGTCCTCTATTGATTTTAATTATTTTGTCAATGATGGTTTTGCCTTTAGCTCCATTTGTTTTAGATTTATTTTTTACTTTTAATATAGCTTTATCGATTGTAATTTTATTAGTTTCTATGTTTACTACACATACATTAGAGTTTACTGCATTTCCTATAGTTTTATTATTTTCTACATTATTGCGTTTGGCTTTAAATATTGCGTCTACAAGAGTTATTTTGTTGTATGGACATGTAGGATCTTATTCCGCTGGAAAGGTAATTCAGGCATTTGGCCATTTTTTAGTCGGTGGAAATTTTGCAATAGGTATTGTTGTATTTATTATTTTGGTTATTATAAATTTTATGGTCATTACTAAAGGAGCTGGACGGATTGCAGAAGTTGGGGCTAGATTTATATTAGATGGTATGCCAGGAAAACAAATGGCAATTGATGCAGATTTAAATTCAGGTTTAATCGGAGAAGAGCAAGCTAAAAAACGCAGATTAGAAATTGCACAAGAAGCTGATTTTTATGGTTCTATGGATGGAGCAAGTAAGTTTGTTAGAGGTGATGCTATAGCAGGCATATTAATAATGGGAATTAATATTATTGGTGGATTAATTGTTGGTATACTACAACATGGTATGATTTTTACAAAAGCAGCAGAAGTATATACTATATTAACTATAGGAGATGGATTAGTAGCTCAAATTCCTGCTTTAGTAATTTCTACTGCTTCTGGTGTTATTGTTACCCGAGTTAGTACAGAACAAAATGTTAGTGAACAAATGATTAGTCAATTATTTTATAATCCTAAGGTAGTACTATTAAGTGGGATAGTTTTAGGAGTTCTTGGATTAGTTCCTGGTATGCCAAACATTATTTTTCTATTATTTACTAGTTTTCTGTTTATATTGTCTTGGTTATTATTTAAGTATCCTTTGAAGTTTAAAAAGTTATCGATATTACAAAAAAGTAGTTTGAATACTCCTAATAGCTTTAAAGAAGCTACTTGGAATGATGTTCAATTCGAAGATTCTATAGGAATTGAATTAGGCAGTCAGCTTATATCAATGGTTCAAAGTAAAAACGAAGAGAATTTATTGAATAAGATTAAAGATGTACGAAAACATTGTGCTAAAGAAATTGGATTTTTACCTCCATTAGTTCATATAAGGAACAGTATCTATTTACCTAGCGATACTTACCGAATATTAATTAAAGGAATTGAAATAGGTAGGGGAATAGTAAAATGTAATCAATTTTTAGCAATTGATTCGAATCATACATTAGATGCATTACCAGTAGAAGAAACAGTTGATCCTACTTTTAATTTTCGATCTTTTTGGATTGATCGATCTTTATTAGTTCAAGCAAAACGTAAAGGTTATAATGTAGTTCGAGATATTACTATTATTCCTACTCATTTAAATAAGATTATTTTAGATAATACTAGTAAATTGTTTGGAAGACAAGAAGCTCAGCAGTTATTAGATTATGTTAGTAAGTATTTTCCAAAACTTATTGAAGATTTAATTCCAAACTCTATTAGTTTGACGACGTTTCATAAGGTAATTCAGAATTTGTTATTTGAGCACGTTCCTATTCGTGATATGCAAACTATTTTAGAAACTTTAATAATAAATTCTGCTTCTTATCAAAATAATGTATTGATGCTAACTAGTTTGGTACGAATTTCTTTGCAAAAATTAATTATTCAAAAAATTTTTAAAGATAATGAATTTAAAGTAATAGGATTAGGTGTTAAGTTAGAAAGTATATTGTTACAAACTTTTAAAAATGAGAGTAATGATAGTGGTGTTTTAGAACCAGGTTTATACGGTTATTTTTTAAAAGAATTACAGAAAGCTATTGATAATCAAATTCTTCTTCATAATCCAATAGTACTATTAGTTAATCATAAATTACGCATGCATTTATCAAAAATATTGTTAAAAATATTTTCAAATTTAATTATTTTATCTAATTTAGAATTAGAAGATAATAATAAAAAAATATATATTACTAGTGTTGTAGGATCTTAA